The following coding sequences are from one Novosphingobium sp. KACC 22771 window:
- the metW gene encoding methionine biosynthesis protein MetW: MATLRPDLAVIAGHVAAGAKVLDVGCGDGTLMAALRDERGCDVRGLEIDPHNVAECVGHGLSAIQGDADTDLALYPDASFDYAILSQTLQTTKRPDMVLEELLRIGRRAFVSFPNFGHWRVRSDLLWRGRMPVTRLLPVGWYETPNIHHLTIADFRDFVAQRGLKVEGAWYLNGDSLISPAMATWRAEHAVYLLSRG, translated from the coding sequence ATGGCAACATTGCGCCCCGATCTGGCGGTGATCGCCGGGCATGTGGCGGCGGGCGCGAAGGTGCTGGATGTGGGCTGCGGCGACGGCACGCTGATGGCAGCGCTGCGCGATGAGCGGGGCTGCGATGTGCGCGGGCTGGAGATCGACCCGCATAATGTCGCCGAATGCGTGGGGCACGGCCTTTCGGCCATTCAGGGCGACGCGGACACCGATCTCGCGCTCTATCCCGACGCCAGTTTCGATTATGCGATCCTGAGCCAGACCTTGCAGACCACCAAGCGGCCCGACATGGTGCTGGAGGAATTGCTGAGGATCGGGCGGCGGGCCTTTGTGTCCTTTCCCAATTTCGGCCATTGGCGGGTGCGCAGCGATCTGCTGTGGCGCGGGCGGATGCCGGTGACGCGGCTGTTGCCGGTGGGTTGGTATGAAACGCCCAATATCCACCACCTGACCATCGCCGATTTCCGCGATTTCGTTGCTCAGCGCGGGCTGAAGGTGGAAGGTGCGTGGTATCTCAATGGCGACAGCCTGATCAGCCCCGCGATGGCGACCTGGCGCGCGGAACATGCGGTCTATCTGCTTTCGCGGGGATAA
- the ftsH gene encoding ATP-dependent zinc metalloprotease FtsH, with amino-acid sequence MNDEQPNGNPWTKSLLVWGGIFLALFFAVSLFSARNDIGAQAIPYSEFRAKVAEGSVYDAQVGEQRITGKFKNGEAYSTVPIPNDVTLAPLLAQNNVKYQGKAPEEPNVLLYILLQALPFLLIVAVGFLAMRQMQKGGGGGAMGFGKSKAKMLTEKQGRVTFADVAGIDEAREELEEIVEFLRDPGRFSKLGGKIPKGALLVGSPGTGKTLLARAIAGEAGVPFFTISGSDFVEMFVGVGASRVRDMFEQAKKNAPCIVFIDEIDAVGRSRGNGLGNSNDEREQTLNQLLVEMDGFEGNDGIIIIAATNRPDVLDPALLRPGRFDRQVVVPVPDIEGREKILAVHMKKVPLAPDVQPRVIARGTPGFAGADLANLVNEAALLAARRNKRLVAMQEFEDAKDKVMMGAERRSMVMTEEEKKMTAYHEAGHALVSVNEPASDPIHKATIIPRGRALGMVMRLPERDSYSYHRDKMHANLSVAMGGRVAEELIFGYDKVSSGASGDIQYATGLARNMVTKWGMSDKLGPLQYEDQNEGYLGMGASQRLFASDETNKLIDSEIRNLVDNAHVRATDLLKSQIDKLHTLAQALLEYETLTGDEIKQVVDTGKIDRPEAPSGIPLPAAIRGTSVPRSGRSGLGNGLGGISPQRA; translated from the coding sequence ATGAATGACGAACAGCCCAATGGAAACCCCTGGACGAAGAGCCTTTTGGTATGGGGGGGGATCTTCCTCGCCCTGTTCTTCGCCGTATCGCTGTTCAGCGCGCGCAATGATATTGGCGCGCAGGCGATCCCCTATTCCGAATTCCGCGCCAAGGTCGCCGAGGGCAGCGTCTATGACGCGCAGGTGGGCGAACAGCGGATCACCGGCAAGTTCAAGAACGGCGAAGCCTACAGCACCGTTCCCATTCCCAATGACGTGACGCTGGCGCCGCTTCTGGCCCAGAATAACGTCAAATATCAGGGCAAGGCTCCCGAAGAGCCGAACGTCCTCCTCTATATCCTGTTGCAGGCTCTGCCTTTCCTGCTGATCGTGGCGGTGGGCTTCCTCGCCATGCGTCAGATGCAGAAGGGCGGCGGCGGCGGCGCGATGGGCTTTGGCAAGAGCAAGGCCAAGATGCTGACCGAAAAGCAGGGGCGCGTAACCTTTGCCGATGTGGCGGGCATTGATGAGGCGCGCGAGGAGCTGGAGGAAATCGTCGAGTTCCTGCGCGATCCGGGCCGCTTTTCCAAGCTGGGTGGCAAGATCCCCAAGGGCGCGCTGCTGGTCGGTTCGCCGGGGACGGGTAAGACGCTGCTGGCCCGCGCGATTGCGGGTGAGGCGGGCGTGCCCTTCTTCACCATTTCCGGTTCGGATTTCGTCGAAATGTTCGTGGGCGTGGGCGCAAGCCGCGTGCGCGACATGTTCGAGCAGGCCAAGAAGAACGCCCCCTGCATCGTCTTCATCGACGAAATCGACGCGGTGGGCCGCAGCCGCGGCAACGGCCTGGGCAATTCGAACGACGAGCGCGAGCAGACGCTGAACCAGTTGCTGGTCGAGATGGACGGGTTTGAAGGCAATGATGGCATCATCATCATCGCCGCGACCAATCGCCCCGACGTGCTGGACCCCGCGCTGCTGCGTCCGGGCCGTTTTGACCGTCAGGTCGTGGTGCCGGTGCCCGATATCGAGGGTCGCGAAAAGATCCTGGCCGTGCACATGAAGAAAGTTCCGCTGGCCCCCGATGTTCAGCCCCGCGTGATTGCGCGCGGCACGCCGGGCTTTGCGGGTGCGGATCTGGCCAATCTGGTCAACGAGGCGGCGCTGCTGGCGGCCCGGCGCAACAAGCGTCTGGTGGCGATGCAGGAATTCGAGGACGCCAAGGACAAGGTCATGATGGGCGCCGAGCGCCGCAGCATGGTCATGACCGAGGAAGAGAAGAAGATGACCGCCTATCACGAGGCGGGCCATGCGCTTGTCTCGGTGAATGAGCCGGCCAGCGATCCGATCCACAAGGCGACGATCATTCCGCGCGGTCGCGCGCTGGGCATGGTCATGCGCCTGCCGGAGCGGGACAGCTATTCGTACCACCGCGACAAGATGCATGCGAACCTCTCGGTCGCCATGGGCGGTCGCGTGGCCGAAGAGCTGATCTTTGGCTATGACAAGGTGTCGAGCGGCGCGAGCGGCGATATCCAATATGCCACGGGTCTGGCGCGCAATATGGTCACCAAATGGGGCATGAGCGACAAGCTGGGGCCGTTGCAGTACGAGGATCAGAACGAGGGCTATCTGGGCATGGGCGCCAGCCAGCGCCTGTTCGCCTCGGACGAGACCAACAAGCTGATCGACAGCGAGATCCGCAATCTGGTGGACAATGCCCATGTGCGGGCCACCGACCTGCTCAAATCGCAGATCGACAAGCTGCACACGCTGGCGCAGGCGCTGCTGGAATATGAAACGCTGACCGGCGATGAGATCAAGCAGGTGGTCGACACCGGCAAGATCGACCGCCCCGAAGCGCCCAGCGGCATTCCGCTGCCCGCCGCGATCCGGGGCACCAGCGTGCCGCGTTCGGGCCGCTCGGGTCTGGGCAACGGTCTGGGCGGGATTTCGCCGCAACGGGCGTAA
- the rpoZ gene encoding DNA-directed RNA polymerase subunit omega: MARVTVEDCVDKIPNRFDLVLLAAQRAREISGGAELTLDRDRDKNPVVALREIAEETVRPKILKESLITSMQRVLPDDDDDVDDIGSLSQSAEALRITAAAPVRNTSLGGDYDG, translated from the coding sequence ATGGCGCGCGTAACCGTTGAAGATTGTGTCGACAAGATCCCCAACCGCTTCGATCTCGTGCTGCTGGCTGCCCAGCGCGCGCGCGAAATCTCGGGCGGTGCGGAACTGACGCTCGATCGCGATCGTGATAAAAACCCGGTGGTTGCCCTGCGCGAAATCGCAGAGGAAACCGTCCGTCCCAAGATCCTCAAGGAATCGCTCATCACCTCGATGCAGCGCGTCCTGCCCGACGATGACGATGATGTCGATGACATCGGCTCGCTCTCGCAGTCGGCCGAAGCGCTGCGCATTACCGCTGCGGCTCCGGTGCGCAACACCTCCCTGGGCGGGGATTACGACGGCTGA